ATTGTTCGTCATTCGTTTCAGCCATCGTCTCGAAAAATACTTAACCAAAATTAACGAATGagacatttttaaaactgaCGTATTCAAAGAGAATACTCGAGTGTGCATTAATGCTCTTCAGTATCTAGGACATCGACTTTTCAAACTGTAATGTGAACTAAATTTCACTCAAAACAAGTCAAAGTTACGCCAGATCGATTTCTATGTAACTTATAACCAGTTATTTATCGGAATAAATGCTCCTACAGGACTAGTTTATATTAACAAGCGTTCTTCTTTACTaaagtccgacaacttagtagggaACCTTATGCAAGGTTGACGGTAGTGGAGACACTCAGAATTTGGAATTAAGTACTTGTGTGACCCGCAGGCCCTTGCAGTTAACGACGGCCTGTTTAATACAGCTTCGTTACCTAGGATATACACAGGGTTCTTTACTAGGTATAATCTTGCATGCATaccaagactctctactaagttgttggtgaaACTAGGACCGGTGCCGAGCTATCGGGAATTAGCCTAGTGGACCATTCTAGAGTCTGAATGGGTCTTTAGGGTATAATCGACCTACGACCATTACATACACAAGGTTCCATAACTCATGtcattacaaataattgttaattccATAAAGTCTTAAAGTGCATTCACGATAGCATTTACTTCAAAAGAAATTAGACTCTATACTAATAGCTTTAAGGTATATATTCGTAATGGTTAAATTAATTGCTGTTTTGATAGTACGGACGGAACGTTGTGTAAATATGAATGCAGTGCGTGTATGACATttgataaatgttattaatggatgtttgtttgataaaataggCACCTATGTAGTATATAGTATTATTCACTTGATAATTGTTTCCTGGATAAGGTTTCTTGAACACTCGGTCAAGTAGCTCTTTATTGAGTTTCTTGATGGTCTTTCTTAAAGCGAATCTCTGTGAATTCTACTTTAATACTAAGTCTAATCCAAGGCCTATCAAAAGACCACTTGAGTCAAAGGCTTAATCTAAGGACTTAATCTAAAGTTTAATCTAAAATTACAGCAAGAAAAGTCATCAGCACCAGCTGATGATTTTTCTTGCTGTAATTATTCTTTGCTTAAGCTTTgcacaataatttaaattagctaaaatattactaaacagTCAGGCAGTAAACAGCTGTCAGTGTAGACAATTGCTTTTTAGGTTTTAGACTCTATTAAGAGGACTACTTTTTAAGAAGACTGTTCTCGAAGAGGACATGGAAATGAAagatgaagaaaaaataaatggtaTCTATTTAACATACAATAAGGTCAAGACAATcactttaaatacttttttcagATTTACATTCTAACCAGTCCAGATAATATCTCAAAATGTCTCTAAAACGCATGACAAATGACTCCCTTCACTGGTACATGGGGGAACTGACGTCACGCATCATAGCAGAGTCAGGTATACCATCAGATCGACACCATATTGGCAAGATGATCTTGAGGAGTTTGAAGGATGACCCGGATTTTGTGGTGCAGGTAAATAAGTTTATTCTACCTAGTttaacaacttagtatagaaGCCTTAACATTCGTGATGCATTTAAGACTTTTTAGAgaagatttataatatatataaagtaGTTGCCGTAACTCACACAACGGGTGATTGGCGTCCAAAATTcgatttgttttgtatttcttgatACATTGCTAATGAGGCTTTTTTTGAGAAAAGTAAACTGTTAAGGTCTTTTATCGAAGATTAATAGTATTAGAATATTAGAAGTTTCTCTTATTCTTTTAATCCTTTATAGGGAGACCTTAGAAAAACATTGTGTTGATTGTGTAATGAACGGCTTATCTCATCTTGGCTAGTTTTTTAATAAGTCTCATCCTAAATCAACATTCCATTGATCAGTTTTAAACGTCTCCACttctttttacctttttttatttcgacCTAGATCGATGGAGCCACAGACGAATCAGAAACTTCAGATTCAATTCTTCAGCGTACAGTTCGTTGCGCACAAGCCTTCAGGAACATGGGTCTGGTGACTGGTGACGTCATAGTTCTCATGGCCCCGAACCATGTAGATGTGGCGATACCGCTGTATGCTGCATTGTATCTTGGGATTATTGTGGCCGCTGTGGATAGAACTTTGACTATACGTGAGTAAGAGTGAAGGAAATACTTTAGAAATGAATTGTGACTTCTATTTAAATAGCTTGAGGAGCAGTATTTATACCAGACGATATTTGCAAAGTTTTGTCCTTTCTGTGGCCTGAGAGATACTTGCGAGAGATCTTTTGagatcatatattttttatttagaaacataataatatgtatctccattgttaatttcatcaaagtcgTCAAACTGCGTttaaattccatcaaaatcagTGCAATCGTTTTGCTGAAAGAGGGAGCCTAAATTCTCctgttaataacatttattttgaagtgAGAGAAATATCAGTCTTTCAGTCTTTTGTGTACATTTGCCCCTGTTAAATCTTACCATATTTTTATCAACTTGGTTCATCGTCCACCAATCTATTTTAGAGGAACTGCAACACACGTTCGAACTCTCTCAACCAAGGATAATCTTCTGTCAAAGCGAGAAGGCTCCAGACATACAAGTGGCGCTGAACAACTTGAACGCTAACTCAAGAATAGTGACGTTCGATAAGGGAGACTATCTGTTCAGTTTTGAAGAGTTCATGGAGAATGGTGATGATACTGCTGTGGAAGATTTCAAGTAAGTACTTATCAAGATTATGGTCGATTTGAAGGggaattaaaaaagtaaattctTTGGGCTTCCACCACTGGAACAGTATCCATAAAATCCATAAAAAATCGTTGCGTATGTCATCACTTTTGCTCAAATAATTACTTGgtcttgtttataataaatacggGTGTAAAAAGagaattttaagaatattaagATAAGTAACCATAACCTGACGTTTTTGCTGGAATTTTCAAAAAACCATCTTACACTATTTCAACGCAATCATCATTACGCTAATAAGAATAtgttttttccataataattttaatttgatgaaGCCTTGAATACTTCCTCATATTTCGCAATAATgtgtaatgtaacatttttgatgGAACATGAACGTTGGTTGAGATGATGAACACAAAAAAGCGTTTCGAAAAAGTCGTAATAAGAAGAACAACTCAGGCAAAAAAAGAACTAAGCTAGCGTTGcttagacttttacaaacatacacaaggtacaaataaactaaaatccACTACGTTCCTACACTAACCTTAAATTGAATAGAAATAACCGTAACTATTAACGACGGCAAGATTCACCAAACATCGTCTTTAAATTGACTCCAACTCTTCGTAAATGTATCAAAGCCGAAAGTTTTCAACATGATTCAGCAGTCGAAAAAATGCactcaaaattttttttttgtgttatttaatacTATGTTATTGACGAAATTAGGCATAAAGCAAGTGCCTGGTAGATGTATCTAGGTAGAAAGGAGTTTCTAATGACTTCCACTGTTTATAGGCCAGAGGACTTCGATCCTGAAGAAACAATAGCGTTTCTCATAGCTACCAGTGGGACCACGGGATTGCCCAAAGCTGCTGCTGTTACCCACAAAAATCTGTCGAGCAGTACTCCTTATGTTTGGTAAGTAATATTCTGTGTTTCTAGTTAccgatattttttactagcatGGGTCTTGGTTGTGTGTACAGcttgtttaaattgttattaattatttattttacttaatttgagATTCGGAAAGCCTAGATGAATTTGGCACAAGATCAGGTAAAAGTGGGCTgtaaatgatgatgataattaaTTCCTAATTCCCATTAGTTTTCTAAACTTTCCCTTAGCTACATTATTTTACGTTTGTAGCACCTTACGGTAAAGTAATGAGGCGAAGCTAACATCAACTAACATGACTCATTTATACTTTCATTTCTTGTATTCTTTCATGTCAAATTACTACTTTGTTTGATTCTggatcaaaaacaataaaatagttcaATTTCTGTGATAACATTCCTGAATTCTGCCATCTAGGATCAGACACAACCAGTTCCCAGCACCAACTCGCCTGGCGTTAATCGGATCTCCTCTACAATGGCTGACTGCTATCATCAACTTTGTAATGTCGCCGATACTGAGATACAGTAGGTTACAGACCTCGGCGGCCATGACACAAGAACATGCTTATCATTTGATTAATACTTATAAGGTAAGATTTTTGCAATGTTTACTTTTTACGCCGTTATTTAATGTgactcatatatttttttacgattgccattatttgattttgaaaaattgtATCTTTGTCATTACAAGAACAGGCAATGAGACGCCTATCGGTATATCAACTTAGACGTTAAGTTAGTGCTTTAGCGTAAACTCTTTTAAGCATCAAAAGCGAATGACATTTTGAGTGCCCTAAGGAGTTTTTGAATTGGGAAAATCTTAccctagaaaaaaatattttaacctaaGCGACAACTAGAAATGTCTAAAGACAGAATTTTAAATTAGCCTGTAGGCTAACATAAGCTAATAAGTAGTTTATTCCAGGAATAATATTGTGTCTCTTTGTGCAAAAAAACAACCaacaaaagtacataaatatgtcACTTTGTACAAAGCTTGAGtgaaagtaggtatatttttctttctaacgcaataaattatgaaatttgCACGCAGCCTACCTTCACGATCTTCAGTCCCACCATGATGACGACGCTGATGAAGCCTGGAGACAGAGACCAGTGCGACTTCACCTCTTTGGAGCTCCTTCTGCTTGGAGGTAGTGCTGTGCCGCAAGACCTGATAGATGAGTTCAAGGTATGAAGACAGAAGAAGAAATTGTGGGTCTACGAAAATAATGGACGGTTCTCCTTGTTTATTGGTCTTAGCAATCAGTTGactttaaactatattttgaaattactgAAATTGGTAAATACATTCCGACATGACAAGTGGAAACATAGTTGATAATCTGacttaattatacatataactaGATAATGTCCCCAAATTTTACAACTGCTTTCATGCTCCATACTATCTTTTGTTGGTCTGACATTAAAACGTTGCTACAACAACTAGCAGATCGTTTTGTACGTTTCACATTTTAATGCTTTCTTTTTGAGTTGAACAATGATTTGAATGACATTAATGACAAAAAGCTACCTACTACCTAGCATCACTGACCTACGAGAATTGAATGATCGGTTTAATCTCTTTAGCAGTAGCACAGCTAGCTAATAAATCAACATAAATTATACTTAGTGCAAGTACTAAggtatatacataggtatatatgTAGATTGCAATAACATCTGTTTCTACGCGGTATTAAATTGATACTCATTTCAGTGCAATCTTATCTGCGATGTGTAGGGTCATTCAACAATTCAATATCAGATATCAATGCAGTAATTGTTGTTAATTACCACTTGTTAGGACAATTGTTGAATAGGACAGaagtacttatattttgagGGCAGTGGTTTAAAGTTTCGTATTTGAATATACTTCGATACCTTTAtcagccagttgcgctcgccggtcggtaaactatcagtgggttaagcaacccttggcgcggtaaatctatagatgggtgaccgcacagtagtatttgaactgagcgtctccgtgcttcggagggcacgtaaaaagtccgtcccggttgttgtctgaTATGATGAGACAACAGTCGTTacgccacgtcaaaggcctttcgggcggcttgcacaactttgacaccaggttaaccactaaccatacggcaGAAGAAGAAGTATATCAggattataaaactaaattggtACTACTGCTGGTTATGGGTTCCTCCTCAAATAACAGAAGGGTAACATCAGTTAAAGCATTGGCTGCACCTTTTTCGAAGTTGAGCATTGATAAAGTGAAGATAAACTTTATAAGGAAATCTCACatctttttcttatcgtatggttagtgggcaacctagtgtcaaagttgtataagccgcccgaaggcctttgacatggcttaacgactgttatcgtagtatataacaaccgggaccgacttttaacgtgccctccaaagcacggagacgcccagttcaaatacctgTCTATGGAGTGGTTACTAACTCTTTACTAAGTAGTCGGACAATAGCTTGATTAACCTCCCCAAGGCCTTCCCACTATATGCTACAATACCTCTTTAAATTTGTAGATGCTGTCGCCAGATACAGAAGTTTTAAACGTGTACGGAATGAGTGAATTGTCTAGTGTGGCTTTTCAAGGAGATAATCCCGCTCCAGGCTCCTGTGGGAAACCTCTTGGATGCTTTCAATATCGGGTAGGTACAGTACAAATGAAATGGCGTTGGGCAAAAAATTACAGGTTACGATATCATGGATGACTTGATGGCTTGCTTTTTTTTAGTATACTacactatttattaataaactgtaTACTATTTATTCTGAATGCTTTTAGATAATAAATGTGGAGACGTTAGAAGATATTTACGAGCCAAATGTTCCTGGAGAGTTATGGCTTAAAGGACCTGGAATTTTCAaggtaaaaaacaaaattcatagttaatattatttgagaAAACAGTATTTTCGGATTACGCTAGCACcgatcatatttttatacaaatttcaaTTCTACTCGGTCGTCAATTGTTGACAGTTGCAAGAAATGGCTGGATTAGCCGTAAACAAAAACCCTTTTGCTAccaaattttacttttattgctgTATTGGTGACAGAAATACCTTTATAGTAATGGACTGTTATCTCTTATCGCGGCTAATTTCACAGACTCTTTTTACAGGAGTATTATAAAAACCCAGCAGCTACGGACGAGACGTTTGCCGAAGACCGCTGGTTCAAGACTGGAGACACTTTCTATCGGGATGAGAATTGGAACTTCTTTTTCGTAGAGAGAATCAAGTTGCTGCTGAAGTATAATAGCAATCAGGTagaaatattctaaatgtcattatcaattatttttaccCCTAAGAACCCCGGTACCGTTACTTCTTCTCCTGAGTTCCAAAACAGTTTCTCGTTATTGTTTCGAGACAAAAAATCAAACGATTTTTTGGGATATGTAAAGCATTGAAAGTGGAAGtgggttaaaaagaaaaaaaaatgttctgacTAATCGTTGAAGACGTCTTAAGACTCAGGCATAAGTGGAGATGGAAAGGACGATACCTTCTTTTTAACGGCGGGAAAATCCCTTCCGATGCCCGCTATCCCTAGGGGAGGAATTAGCAGGTTATGTGGTGATTCCACTAAAAAACCGCCCCGGTAACCATCCGTTACATGCGCGACTGAGGGAACCCTGGGACCTAAAAAACACTCCAGTGCCCCCCATATGCATTTGTCTTAAAGCCCTTACTCGGAGAACATGGAGTATATCTACTTGAATGAGGACCACAGTTTCAACAAGTTCTGGTCACCTAAAACAATACTTTATCTAAAATTGATCTGATGTTTTGTCGAAACGTTTAGCATCTTGCTAGTTTGAGATAGATTACGGCTTGTCTGTTGCCATCTAGATATCTCCGGTGGAGTTAGAGGCAGTGATCCGGCAGCACCCTGGCGTGCTGGACGTAGCGGTGACGGGGGTGCCGGACCCCGAGTGCGGGGACCTGCCCGTCGCCTGCGTCGTGCCGCGACCGGGTTATGAACTCACTGCTGATGAGATCAAGGATATAGTCAGAGGTAAGATTGGATACTTGATTAAATGTTCTTCTTACACGCAGCACACGATATTTTACAAGGCGAGAAGAATATAAGTTATAATTCACCATGGTGTAAACTGAAATCGCGATTCAGGATCTGTCGTAGCACGGTAGTGCAGTGGTGCGCCGCAAGATGGCGTATACTTTAACATCGATAAAAGCAAACATAGTTTAATAACAATACttccttaaaattattacttaaacttatacaaaattcaatttaagGCAAAGGTCAATCCTAATATAGTACTGTTAGTAGCACCAAACCTTAAATACAGTGTAATAATGATAGGTCTAATTAACTGTCCCAGTAAAGTTTTAAGTGCTGTTTGTTGGTCCGCTTTACAAGGTTAAGTGTCAGTTTATTTACTAAAGTATAGTCAACTACAAATGTCTCTCAACAATTATATGAAACTTCATTATATTGTGGTATTTATGTACTATAACAAAATCTGTTTCAATCAATCTCAATTGTTTTTCTGCAGGTGTTAcatgtatttttcatattttacggTACTGAAAAATTCAACTTGTTCAGCGTCTTTTGTTGCTGACCGTATTTATCAGGTGttgaaataaactattttatcgtTCGGTATTAATTGCTATTTCAGTAAAGTTTTAATCGCTTGGGTGTCGTCTTTCACCTGTTAGttcttacatatattattcaggGACGTACACGTTTGcttatgttttattgaaatgaaaaagtttATAGTGTCACAGACatttatattctgtttaataaattattcgaaAAAGGTTTTTGTATACTTTCTTATGTGGGAAAAGTAACGAGGAACGAAAATAGAAGCATTTAGCTCCCTTACCCATTAGTGAAACGAATTCATGGCGGATAAGTGCGTACAGTCAGTCAGGCGGTTGCAGGAACTGTAACCGCGCGACAAACCACTCACGCAGCTAACAAGCGGTGGCACTTGTCactttattaatgaaataaacatttttttacagataatcTTTCGGACGCGAAACAACTGAGAGGTGGAGTGATATTCGTTGATGCTATACCAATGACTGCTTCAACAAAAGTCCACAGGAGAAAACTTAAACAAATGGCTTTAGAACTACCTAGAGAATAGAATAACAATTGTACTAATAGtacctttaataataaaatagcacaAGTTTGAACAAacgcacaaaatattataataggaacAAAAAGAACTAggaaagtatataaatattttattaataacttaccCCTTTACAAGAGGGAAAGAAAAACTGCTTTTCTTGACTTCAATTTTGCTAATTTCAAAGATCGAATTGCCTAGTGTTCAGCATAGAGTTGCAGCATAGataaacaatgaataattaacgattttaaactctcgcctTGTATGTATctactcataatattataatgcaacgtgTATTGTATTGCAAATTATAAAAGGTATTCTACTCTTTAGTTGTCatttttcaatcgcgtttatgaATCCTTgggttataatattaattgaagtAATTGTCTATGCTTGTGACAGCGATATAGTAGGAATATTAATGTCAGTTTTGACatgtttatatttcaaaattgtgTTATGGCAGTGTACTGCTAGATTTATAGTTAGTTTTCCACGATTTCCGCACAAATTAGGTAAGTTCTGACTTAAAGTCATCATATTCTTAGCAATGTAAGATTTCCTCTTAATTGTATCTCAATTcagaaacataattatttagaaataccTATATACGTATGTTTATCAGCAATTTGGAatccatagtacaagctctgcttattaTGGAATCAAAatatgaccgtgtgtaagttcTCCTAAGTATTTTTGATTaggacatcattatttttatgtattagtattgctttgataatatatttttagataaatattgtatCTGTGATTACTAGACTTTAAATAAAGTTACGTAAATGATTCTTTTTGGTGTAATTTATTCCTTAGCGCCTGATAAAAAGTTTAGAGCAATCAACATCGACGTGTTTTATTGTGTGTTAAACGGTATAGGCGTTAGTGGAACTTAAGTACTCTGTGGTAACTAACTGAATAAAGACACCTTATGACCTTACTCTATTATATTGTGAAACTGAATTAGGTATACATATAATCATGAATTGTTACCACAGAGAAaggtaaaaacaaataaaacacatcTTATGTGATACATCCATaatatgaactatttttatgaTCGTCGTCAAACCATTATCTTTATGAAGTTTACTATTTAATAAAGTATCTATTTCGGCCGTTGTTTGCAAATACCAGAgatagtatatttaaaaatagctgcAATAGATTAGCAGGTTAGTTGacatctatacaaatattataaagctgaagagtttgtttgtttgtttgaacgctcttaTTTCAGGAActaactggtccgatttgaaaaattcttacagtgttagatagcttatttatcgaggtaggctataggctatatacgctacgatcaataggagcagagtaccagtaaaaaagttacaaaaacggggaaaatttttgacccattctctcttatgtgacgcaagcgaagttgcgcgagtcggCTAGTTAGTTATAATACTAAAAGTACTTGCAAATACGTATACCTAATGTCGTTTAAACTCGTTTTAGTATCTACTGACATGGCTGATCGCAATTGCCATTATACACACAAGAAAACTAGCTACATTACAAATTGCAGTTGTTAAGTTGGCAAACAGTACATTTAAACCGGTTTTGATTTATGAAACGTCGTATGAACTATTATTATGCGTTCTGTGgtctttattttgtaatagttaGCTGCTTAGTTTGGTTTTTTCCTTGGTCTATGATAGTCCGCCTTCACTATGTACTATTTTACTGATGTGGTCACAAAATCCCAGATAGCTACGATTACCATGTTCATCTAtgggaaaatataatataatttattgtaagttGGGGTGTAAGTACAGCCAGTACAACAATCAATCGATCGCCGCCCGTGAATCACATCGTTCGAGTATAATTCAAACGGATTACATACACGAAGTAAATTCtatgagtaaatatttaatgttacacCAATGGATTGATTATTTATCAATCGCTGCTATCAAGCGAAAGTGTGCCAGGTGGAAATGCAACAATTACTCTTAGGAAGGTCTCAATAGTAATCCGAAGTTGGTATGATatcaaagaatataaatatatcaactGGGTATTAAAATTTTGGAAAGTTCGAGAAAATAGTTTTCCAAAACATCTTTACCTATTACAACAGAATAGTTTAAACAGCTAGTCTATCGGCCTATCAAGGCCGAGGcttgggttcgaatccaaggCACGCAATAATAGCAGGTAACACTCATGCACGTTTTAAAAATCACCTCATTATCACTTGCGTGGACGatcaaaggaaaaaataaagaaaataaacagttttacttTAGTTCTAACACGGTGGTCTTACTGTGCAATGGATTTTGAGTGAATTAaagtgtatttatattattctgtgGTGTGGTTTTGTGGTACTTACTTATCCTGAGGTGTAGTGGTCAGtctagtgacaaagttgttcaagccgagcTATTTAGGGTTCAAAAAACTGTTATATTAAGGACATATAGTGCTATTGTATTGAAGCACGAAGACGGTCAGCGGCCACCCGTCTAAGAAATATCCGCGTCAAAGGTTGCTGTACCCTCTGGTGTTCTCCTGGTTATGACCACGGTTCACGCCCTGC
The DNA window shown above is from Anticarsia gemmatalis isolate Benzon Research Colony breed Stoneville strain chromosome 20, ilAntGemm2 primary, whole genome shotgun sequence and carries:
- the LOC142981663 gene encoding luciferin 4-monooxygenase-like, which encodes MSLKRMTNDSLHWYMGELTSRIIAESGIPSDRHHIGKMILRSLKDDPDFVVQIDGATDESETSDSILQRTVRCAQAFRNMGLVTGDVIVLMAPNHVDVAIPLYAALYLGIIVAAVDRTLTIQELQHTFELSQPRIIFCQSEKAPDIQVALNNLNANSRIVTFDKGDYLFSFEEFMENGDDTAVEDFKPEDFDPEETIAFLIATSGTTGLPKAAAVTHKNLSSSTPYVWIRHNQFPAPTRLALIGSPLQWLTAIINFVMSPILRYSRLQTSAAMTQEHAYHLINTYKPTFTIFSPTMMTTLMKPGDRDQCDFTSLELLLLGGSAVPQDLIDEFKMLSPDTEVLNVYGMSELSSVAFQGDNPAPGSCGKPLGCFQYRIINVETLEDIYEPNVPGELWLKGPGIFKEYYKNPAATDETFAEDRWFKTGDTFYRDENWNFFFVERIKLLLKYNSNQISPVELEAVIRQHPGVLDVAVTGVPDPECGDLPVACVVPRPGYELTADEIKDIVRDNLSDAKQLRGGVIFVDAIPMTASTKVHRRKLKQMALELPRE